A single genomic interval of Nonomuraea rubra harbors:
- a CDS encoding ABC transporter ATP-binding protein, which yields MIRSLLTLLPAGSGGRIAVHLALTVFGVVLRAAGAVLLVPLVAALFSGDPATAWPWVGALALITAAGWGIDAAAARRGFDLGFGLLDTGQRTVADRISRIRLTWFGAENTATSRQAVAAVGPDLVGLIIYLVTPLIGAILLPIAIAVALLPISWPLGLAALAGVPVLLAAWWAAGRLGRDADRAASEANSTLTERILEFARTQQALRAARRIEPARSHAGAALAAQHGAGIRLLLRQVPGQLIFGLASQLALLLLAGSTVALAVQGALTVPEAIALIVVVVRYLEPFTTVAELSPGIESTLGTLRRIRQVLDAPTVPSGIERTTPRGAPRIELRDVGFRYGDGGTTVLDHFDLVIEPGTTTAIVGPSGSGKSTVLALIAGLHQPTAGTVVIDGADTAELDAGSRHELVSVVFQHPYLFDGGIRENILAGAPAADDDAVGRAAALARVDTLVSRLPDGWESRVGEAGTTLSGGERQRVSIARALIKPAPVLLIDEATSALDTENEAAVTAALTTDPAPRTRVIVAHRLASIRAADRVVFLEEGRIVEDGTVDDLLAAGGRFAEFWKQQDAATGWRLGVGTTA from the coding sequence ATGATCCGTTCCTTGCTCACGCTGCTGCCCGCCGGAAGCGGCGGCAGGATCGCCGTGCACCTTGCCCTGACCGTGTTCGGTGTCGTCCTCCGCGCCGCCGGAGCGGTTCTGCTCGTCCCCCTGGTCGCGGCGCTGTTCAGCGGCGATCCCGCAACCGCGTGGCCGTGGGTGGGGGCGCTCGCGCTCATCACCGCGGCGGGGTGGGGCATCGACGCCGCCGCGGCACGGCGGGGCTTCGACCTCGGCTTCGGGCTGCTCGACACCGGCCAGCGCACCGTCGCCGATCGGATCTCCCGCATCCGCCTGACCTGGTTCGGCGCGGAGAACACCGCGACGAGCCGGCAGGCCGTCGCCGCCGTCGGCCCCGACCTGGTCGGCCTGATCATCTATCTCGTGACCCCGCTGATCGGCGCCATCCTGCTGCCGATCGCGATCGCTGTCGCGCTGCTGCCGATCTCGTGGCCGCTCGGACTTGCCGCGCTGGCCGGGGTGCCGGTGCTGCTGGCCGCGTGGTGGGCCGCCGGGCGCCTCGGCCGGGACGCCGACCGGGCCGCTTCGGAGGCGAACAGCACGCTGACCGAGCGGATCCTGGAGTTCGCCCGCACCCAGCAGGCTCTTCGCGCGGCCCGGCGGATCGAGCCCGCCCGCAGTCATGCCGGCGCCGCCCTCGCGGCCCAGCACGGCGCCGGCATCCGGTTGCTGCTCCGGCAGGTTCCCGGGCAGCTGATCTTCGGCCTGGCCAGCCAGCTCGCTCTCCTGCTGCTCGCCGGGAGCACGGTCGCCCTCGCCGTGCAGGGGGCGCTCACAGTCCCGGAGGCGATCGCGCTGATCGTCGTCGTGGTCCGCTACCTGGAGCCCTTCACCACCGTCGCGGAGCTCTCCCCCGGCATCGAGTCCACGCTCGGCACGCTCCGCCGCATCCGCCAGGTCCTCGACGCCCCCACCGTCCCCTCCGGCATCGAGCGCACGACCCCGCGGGGAGCGCCCCGGATCGAGCTTCGCGACGTCGGCTTCCGCTACGGAGACGGCGGGACGACAGTGCTCGACCACTTCGACCTGGTCATCGAGCCCGGCACGACCACCGCGATCGTCGGCCCGTCGGGGTCCGGCAAGAGCACCGTCCTGGCGCTCATCGCCGGCCTTCACCAGCCCACCGCGGGCACCGTCGTCATCGACGGCGCCGACACCGCCGAGCTGGACGCCGGCTCACGTCACGAACTCGTCAGCGTCGTCTTCCAGCACCCCTACCTGTTCGACGGCGGCATCCGGGAGAACATCCTGGCCGGCGCTCCCGCGGCGGATGACGACGCCGTGGGCCGGGCCGCGGCTCTCGCCCGGGTCGACACGCTGGTCAGCCGGCTCCCGGACGGCTGGGAGAGCAGAGTGGGCGAGGCCGGGACCACGCTGTCCGGGGGCGAGCGCCAGCGGGTGTCCATCGCCCGCGCGCTCATCAAGCCCGCGCCCGTGCTCCTCATCGACGAGGCCACGAGCGCCCTGGACACCGAGAACGAGGCCGCCGTCACCGCGGCGCTGACCACCGACCCGGCTCCGCGCACCCGGGTGATCGTGGCCCATCGCCTCGCCAGCATCCGCGCCGCCGATCGGGTGGTCTTCCTGGAGGAGGGCCGGATCGTCGAGGACGGTACGGTCGACGACCTCCTCGCGGCCGGGGGCCGGTTCGCCGAGTTCTGGAAGCAGCAGGACGCCGCGACGGGATGGCGGCTCGGCGTCGGCACGACAGCATGA